In the genome of Magnolia sinica isolate HGM2019 chromosome 2, MsV1, whole genome shotgun sequence, one region contains:
- the LOC131225660 gene encoding LOW QUALITY PROTEIN: photosystem I P700 chlorophyll a apoprotein A2-like (The sequence of the model RefSeq protein was modified relative to this genomic sequence to represent the inferred CDS: substituted 2 bases at 2 genomic stop codons), with protein sequence MALRFPRFSQGLAQDPTPRRIWFGIAIAHDFESHDNITKERLYQNIFASHFEQLAIIFLWTSRNLFHVAWQGNFDSWVQDPLHVRPIAHAIWDPHFSQLVVEAFTRGGALGPVNIAYSGVYQWWYTIDLHTNGDLYTGALFLLFLSAISLITSWLHLQPKWKPSVSWFKNVESRLNHHLLGLFGVSSLAWTGHLVHVAIPRSRGDIPLGTVDFLVHHIHAFTIHVTILILLKGVLFDRSTRLIPDKANIGFRFPCDGPGRGGTCQVSAXDHVFLGLFXMYNAISVVIFHFA encoded by the exons ATGGCATTAAGATTTCCAAGGTTTAGCCAAGGCTTAGCTCAGGACCCCACTCCTCGTCGTATTTGGTTTGGTATTGCTATCGCACATGATTTCGAGAGTCATGATAATATTACTAAGGAACGTCTTTATCAGAACATTTTTGCTTCTCACTTTGAGCAGTTAGCAATAATCTTTCTATGGACTTCTAGAAATCTGTTTCATGTAGCTTGGCAAGGAAATTTTGATTCATGGGTACAGGACCCTTTACATGTAAGACCTATTGCCCATGCAATTTGGGATCCTCATTTTAGTCAACTAGTTGTAGAAGCCTTTACTCGAGGAGGTGCTCTTGGCCCAGTGAATATCGCTTATTCCGGTGTTTATCAGTGGTGGTATACAATCGACTTACACACTAATGGAGATCTTTATACTGGAGCTCTTTTTCTATTATTTCTTTCTGCCATATCCTTAATTACGAGTTGGTTACACCTACAACCCAAATGGAAACCAAGCGTTTCGTGGTTCAAAAATGTTGAATCTCGTCTCAATCATCATTTGTTAGGACTCTTTGGAGTAAGTTCGTTGGCTTGGACAGGACATTTAGTTCATGTCGCTATTCCCCGATCAAGGGGGGA TATTCCATTAGGAACCGTAGATTTTTTAGTACATCacattcatgcatttacaatCCATGTGACCATATTGATACTACTTAAAGGTGTTCTATTTGATCGTAGCACACGTTTGATACCTGATAAAGCAAATATTGGTTTTCGTTTCCCTTGTGACGGACCTGGAAGAGGAGGGACATGTCAAGTATCTGCCTGAGATCATGTCTTCTTAGGTCTATTCTAGATGTACAACGCAATTTCGGTAGTCATATTCCATTTTgcttaa